One Sus scrofa isolate TJ Tabasco breed Duroc chromosome 1, Sscrofa11.1, whole genome shotgun sequence DNA segment encodes these proteins:
- the CDKN2B gene encoding cyclin-dependent kinase 4 inhibitor B isoform X1 → MLSGGGGDAGLANAAARGQVETVRQLLEAGADPNGLNHFGRRPIQVMMMGSARVAELLLLHGADPNCADPATLTRPVHDAAREGFLDTLVALRRAGARLDVQDAWGRLPVDLAEERGHRDVARFLRAAAGD, encoded by the exons ATGCTCAGTGGCGGCGGTGGAGATGCGGGCCTGGCCAACGCCGCGGCTCGGGGGCAAGTGGAGACCGTGCGTCAACTTCTGGAAGCCGGTGCGGATCCCAATGGACTCAACCACTTCGGGAGGCGCCCGATCCAG GTCATGATGATGGGCAGCGCACGTGTGgcggagctgctgctgctccatGGCGCGGACCCCAACTGCGCGGACCCTGCCACCCTCACCCGACCGGTGCACGACGCCGCCCGGGAGGGCTTCCTGGACACTTTGGTGGCTCTCCGCCGAGCCGGGGCGCGGCTGGACGTGCAAGACGCCTGGGGCCGCCTGCCGGTGGATCTGGCTGAGGAGAGGGGCCACCGTGACGTTGCCCGGTTTCTGCGCGCGGCAGCGGGAGACTGA